In Bactrocera oleae isolate idBacOlea1 chromosome 3, idBacOlea1, whole genome shotgun sequence, a genomic segment contains:
- the gus gene encoding protein gustavus isoform X1, with amino-acid sequence MELGKKRFAILLLDIFYAILRYKGGRMPGVRNTDRRRPQNISSTSSLAPRVVLSRLEPREFERLKLSYKVALIDQRKTRSCRGMNMGQKISGGSKSVSRNDSQANFKPIIPRELAADFIKPTRLDILLDMPPASKEVQLKHSWNSDDRSLNIFVKEDDKLTFHRHPVAQSTDCIRGKIGLTKGLHIWEIYWPTRQRGTHAVVGVATAEAPLHSVGYQSLVGLSDQSWGWDLGRNKLYHDSKNCAGITYPAILKNDEAFLVPDKFLVALDMDEGTLSFIVDQQYLGVAFKGLKGKKLYPVVSAVWGHCEITMTYIGGLDPEPLPLMDLCRRTIRQKVGRTHLEERIQELQLPLSMKKYLLYKNRR; translated from the exons ATATAAAGGTGGTCGGATGCCTGGCGTAAGAAACACAGATAGACGTCGGCCGCAAAATATTTCTTCAACTTCATCTTTAGCGCCACGCGTTGTATTATCCCGGTTGGAACCAAGAGAATTTGAACGTCTCAAGCTATCGTATAAAGTAGCTCTTATTGACCAAAGAAAAACCAGAAGCTGCCGTGGTATGAACATGGGCCAAAAAATAAGTGGAGGTTCAAAATCAGTTAGCCGAAATGATTCACAGGCGAACTTTAAACCAATAATACCACGTGAACTTGCAGCTGATTTCATAAAACCCACTCGTTTAGATATTTTATTGGATATGCCACCAGCCAGTAAGGAAGTCCAGTTGAAACATTCGTGGAACTCAGACGATCGATcactaaatatatttgtaaaagaaGACGATAAATTGACATTTCATAGACATCCTGTAGCTCAGAGCACAGATTGTATTCGTGGAAAAATTGGTCTTACAAAAGGATTACATATATGGGAAATATACTGGCCTACAAGGCAAAGAGGTACACATGCAGTGGTAGGAGTAGCCACAGCTGAAGCGCCTTTACACTCAGTCGGCTACCAAAGCTTAGTGGGTTTGTCAGATCAAAGTTGGGGTTGGGATTTAGGTAGAAATAAACTATACCATGATTCTAAAAACTGTGCTGGAATCACTTATCCAGCCATACTTAAAAATGACGAAGCTTTCTTAGTCCCGGATAAATTTCTTGTTGCTTTGGATATGGACGAAGGTACATTAAGCTTTATTGTTGATCAACAATACCTCGGAGTTGCATTTAAGGGGCTCAAAGGGAAAAAACTTTATCCTGTCGTTTCTGCTGTCTGGGGCCACTGTGAAATTACAATGACATATATTGGCGGATTAGATC CTGAACCTTTGCCGCTAATGGATCTTTGTAGAAGGACTATCCGCCAAAAAGTAGGGCGCACACATTTAGAGGAGCGTATTCAAGAACTACAACTTCCTTTATCCATGAAGAAGTACCTACTGTACAAAAATCGAAGATAA
- the gus gene encoding protein gustavus isoform X2, producing the protein MELGKKRYKGGRMPGVRNTDRRRPQNISSTSSLAPRVVLSRLEPREFERLKLSYKVALIDQRKTRSCRGMNMGQKISGGSKSVSRNDSQANFKPIIPRELAADFIKPTRLDILLDMPPASKEVQLKHSWNSDDRSLNIFVKEDDKLTFHRHPVAQSTDCIRGKIGLTKGLHIWEIYWPTRQRGTHAVVGVATAEAPLHSVGYQSLVGLSDQSWGWDLGRNKLYHDSKNCAGITYPAILKNDEAFLVPDKFLVALDMDEGTLSFIVDQQYLGVAFKGLKGKKLYPVVSAVWGHCEITMTYIGGLDPEPLPLMDLCRRTIRQKVGRTHLEERIQELQLPLSMKKYLLYKNRR; encoded by the exons ATATAAAGGTGGTCGGATGCCTGGCGTAAGAAACACAGATAGACGTCGGCCGCAAAATATTTCTTCAACTTCATCTTTAGCGCCACGCGTTGTATTATCCCGGTTGGAACCAAGAGAATTTGAACGTCTCAAGCTATCGTATAAAGTAGCTCTTATTGACCAAAGAAAAACCAGAAGCTGCCGTGGTATGAACATGGGCCAAAAAATAAGTGGAGGTTCAAAATCAGTTAGCCGAAATGATTCACAGGCGAACTTTAAACCAATAATACCACGTGAACTTGCAGCTGATTTCATAAAACCCACTCGTTTAGATATTTTATTGGATATGCCACCAGCCAGTAAGGAAGTCCAGTTGAAACATTCGTGGAACTCAGACGATCGATcactaaatatatttgtaaaagaaGACGATAAATTGACATTTCATAGACATCCTGTAGCTCAGAGCACAGATTGTATTCGTGGAAAAATTGGTCTTACAAAAGGATTACATATATGGGAAATATACTGGCCTACAAGGCAAAGAGGTACACATGCAGTGGTAGGAGTAGCCACAGCTGAAGCGCCTTTACACTCAGTCGGCTACCAAAGCTTAGTGGGTTTGTCAGATCAAAGTTGGGGTTGGGATTTAGGTAGAAATAAACTATACCATGATTCTAAAAACTGTGCTGGAATCACTTATCCAGCCATACTTAAAAATGACGAAGCTTTCTTAGTCCCGGATAAATTTCTTGTTGCTTTGGATATGGACGAAGGTACATTAAGCTTTATTGTTGATCAACAATACCTCGGAGTTGCATTTAAGGGGCTCAAAGGGAAAAAACTTTATCCTGTCGTTTCTGCTGTCTGGGGCCACTGTGAAATTACAATGACATATATTGGCGGATTAGATC CTGAACCTTTGCCGCTAATGGATCTTTGTAGAAGGACTATCCGCCAAAAAGTAGGGCGCACACATTTAGAGGAGCGTATTCAAGAACTACAACTTCCTTTATCCATGAAGAAGTACCTACTGTACAAAAATCGAAGATAA
- the gus gene encoding protein gustavus isoform X3 → MPGVRNTDRRRPQNISSTSSLAPRVVLSRLEPREFERLKLSYKVALIDQRKTRSCRGMNMGQKISGGSKSVSRNDSQANFKPIIPRELAADFIKPTRLDILLDMPPASKEVQLKHSWNSDDRSLNIFVKEDDKLTFHRHPVAQSTDCIRGKIGLTKGLHIWEIYWPTRQRGTHAVVGVATAEAPLHSVGYQSLVGLSDQSWGWDLGRNKLYHDSKNCAGITYPAILKNDEAFLVPDKFLVALDMDEGTLSFIVDQQYLGVAFKGLKGKKLYPVVSAVWGHCEITMTYIGGLDPEPLPLMDLCRRTIRQKVGRTHLEERIQELQLPLSMKKYLLYKNRR, encoded by the exons ATGCCTGGCGTAAGAAACACAGATAGACGTCGGCCGCAAAATATTTCTTCAACTTCATCTTTAGCGCCACGCGTTGTATTATCCCGGTTGGAACCAAGAGAATTTGAACGTCTCAAGCTATCGTATAAAGTAGCTCTTATTGACCAAAGAAAAACCAGAAGCTGCCGTGGTATGAACATGGGCCAAAAAATAAGTGGAGGTTCAAAATCAGTTAGCCGAAATGATTCACAGGCGAACTTTAAACCAATAATACCACGTGAACTTGCAGCTGATTTCATAAAACCCACTCGTTTAGATATTTTATTGGATATGCCACCAGCCAGTAAGGAAGTCCAGTTGAAACATTCGTGGAACTCAGACGATCGATcactaaatatatttgtaaaagaaGACGATAAATTGACATTTCATAGACATCCTGTAGCTCAGAGCACAGATTGTATTCGTGGAAAAATTGGTCTTACAAAAGGATTACATATATGGGAAATATACTGGCCTACAAGGCAAAGAGGTACACATGCAGTGGTAGGAGTAGCCACAGCTGAAGCGCCTTTACACTCAGTCGGCTACCAAAGCTTAGTGGGTTTGTCAGATCAAAGTTGGGGTTGGGATTTAGGTAGAAATAAACTATACCATGATTCTAAAAACTGTGCTGGAATCACTTATCCAGCCATACTTAAAAATGACGAAGCTTTCTTAGTCCCGGATAAATTTCTTGTTGCTTTGGATATGGACGAAGGTACATTAAGCTTTATTGTTGATCAACAATACCTCGGAGTTGCATTTAAGGGGCTCAAAGGGAAAAAACTTTATCCTGTCGTTTCTGCTGTCTGGGGCCACTGTGAAATTACAATGACATATATTGGCGGATTAGATC CTGAACCTTTGCCGCTAATGGATCTTTGTAGAAGGACTATCCGCCAAAAAGTAGGGCGCACACATTTAGAGGAGCGTATTCAAGAACTACAACTTCCTTTATCCATGAAGAAGTACCTACTGTACAAAAATCGAAGATAA